One window of the Marmota flaviventris isolate mMarFla1 chromosome 2, mMarFla1.hap1, whole genome shotgun sequence genome contains the following:
- the C2H15orf48 gene encoding normal mucosa of esophagus-specific gene 1 protein, which produces MGIFQTMMKKKELIPLAFFMTFAAAGASSFAIYSLKKTDVILDRKRNPEPWEAVDPSEPQKLITINQQWKPIEELQKVRRATK; this is translated from the exons ATGGGAATTTTCCAAACCATGATGAAAAAGAAGGAA CTCATTCCTTTAGCGTTTTTCATGACTTTCGCAGCTGCAGGAGCCTCATCTTTTGCCATATATTCCTTGAAAAAAACCGACGTGAT tcttgaTCGAAAAAGAAATCCAGAACCGTGGGAAGCTGTGGATCCCTCTGAACCTCAAAAG CTTATAACAATCAACCAACAGTGGAAGCCTATTGAAGAGTTGCAGAAGGTCCGAAGGGCAACCAAATGA